A single genomic interval of Chloracidobacterium validum harbors:
- a CDS encoding TM1812 family CRISPR-associated protein: MRLMSFLGTGNYNETTYLFENQSHQTRYVACALASLAKPEEIHLIATTEAWNQHGKTLTQELSAAGQPVPQRVDVPTGGESQQLWQMFEAIVEVIRTSSGSVLLDITHGFRMQPFFAAACIQYVQSVLPNPPQIRVVYGEYRGSEQASPIWELTPFLEVLSWSRSLMMLLRTGQADEVASETEKLGRALNKELAGTGAKLGFSQLPKLAKAIQSFSDDFTTIRTGSLLTGKQPSAQHLYDVIEQTKGEVTQHLPALARVLEQVQAMVEPLRTGGARLSSAQGQRSLLALARLYQKIGRYSEAISILREGWITLNAPNDADHPGPELDREARKKQEGDWRQSNRSLARSVTAMRNDIQHAGFNKQPKDLSWFQDQLTKLLEAWQAAVDSMDSSHPA; this comes from the coding sequence ATGCGGCTGATGAGCTTCCTTGGAACGGGCAACTACAATGAGACCACCTATCTCTTCGAGAACCAATCTCACCAGACGCGATATGTCGCCTGTGCCTTGGCATCGCTCGCCAAGCCCGAAGAAATTCACCTGATCGCTACGACAGAGGCCTGGAACCAGCACGGGAAAACACTGACCCAGGAGCTTTCAGCCGCCGGACAGCCTGTCCCCCAAAGAGTTGATGTTCCGACCGGCGGCGAGTCACAGCAGCTCTGGCAGATGTTCGAGGCTATCGTCGAGGTCATCCGTACCAGTAGTGGTTCTGTTTTACTCGATATTACTCACGGTTTTCGCATGCAGCCGTTCTTCGCGGCAGCCTGCATTCAGTATGTTCAATCCGTTCTGCCAAACCCGCCACAGATTCGCGTGGTCTATGGTGAGTATCGTGGGTCTGAACAAGCAAGCCCGATCTGGGAACTGACCCCATTCCTGGAAGTGCTCTCGTGGTCGCGGAGTCTCATGATGCTTCTACGGACCGGGCAAGCGGACGAGGTGGCCAGTGAAACGGAAAAACTTGGTCGGGCTCTCAACAAAGAGCTGGCCGGCACGGGAGCAAAACTAGGCTTCTCTCAACTTCCAAAACTGGCTAAAGCAATCCAGAGCTTCAGTGATGACTTCACGACGATCCGAACCGGCTCGCTGCTGACTGGGAAACAACCTTCAGCCCAGCATCTCTACGATGTCATCGAGCAAACGAAGGGTGAGGTCACTCAACATCTACCGGCACTGGCGCGGGTGCTTGAACAGGTGCAAGCCATGGTCGAGCCGCTGCGAACTGGTGGCGCCAGGCTGTCTTCCGCGCAAGGGCAGCGGTCTCTTCTCGCTCTGGCTCGGCTCTATCAGAAGATAGGACGCTACAGTGAGGCGATCTCGATCCTCCGTGAAGGCTGGATCACCCTCAACGCGCCGAATGATGCGGATCACCCGGGACCGGAGCTGGATAGAGAAGCACGGAAAAAGCAAGAAGGTGACTGGAGGCAGTCAAACAGGTCCCTTGCTCGTAGCGTGACTGCAATGCGGAATGACATCCAGCATGCCGGTTTCAATAAGCAACCAAAAGACCTAAGTTGGTTCCAGGATCAACTCACGAAGCTGTTGGAGGCATGGCAGGCAGCCGTTGATTCGATGGACTCAAGTCATCCAGCGTGA